The Bradyrhizobium ottawaense genome window below encodes:
- the tarD gene encoding D(-)-tartrate dehydratase, which yields MSVRIVDVREITKPISSPIRNAYIDFTKMTTSLVAVVTDVVRDGKRVIGYGFNSNGRYGQGGLIRERFASRITEADPKSLLNAAGDNLDPDKVWGAMMTNEKPGGHGERSVAVGTIDMAVWDAVAKIAGKPLFRLLAERHGVKANPRVFVYAAGGYYYPGKDLSMLRGEMRGYLDRGYNVVKMKIGGAPIEEDRTRIEAVLKEIGKDAQLAVDANGRFNLETGIAYAKMLRDYPLFWYEEVGDPLDYALQAALAEFYPGPMATGENLFSHQDARNLIRYGGMRPDRDWLQFDCALSYGLCEYQRTLEVLKTHGWSPSRCIPHGGHQMSLNIAAGLGLGGNESYPDLFQPYGGFPDGVGVENGHITMPDLPGIGFEGKSDLYKEMKALAE from the coding sequence ATGTCCGTCCGCATCGTCGACGTCCGCGAGATCACCAAGCCGATCTCATCGCCGATCCGCAACGCCTATATCGACTTCACCAAGATGACGACGAGCCTCGTCGCCGTCGTCACCGACGTCGTTCGCGACGGCAAGCGCGTGATCGGCTACGGCTTCAACTCCAACGGCCGTTACGGGCAGGGCGGCCTGATCCGTGAGCGTTTTGCCTCGCGCATCACCGAGGCCGATCCGAAGTCGCTGCTGAATGCGGCCGGCGACAATCTCGACCCCGACAAGGTCTGGGGCGCGATGATGACCAACGAGAAGCCCGGCGGCCACGGCGAGCGCTCGGTCGCAGTCGGCACCATCGACATGGCGGTGTGGGACGCGGTGGCGAAGATCGCGGGCAAGCCGCTGTTTCGCCTGCTCGCCGAACGGCACGGCGTCAAAGCCAATCCGCGCGTGTTCGTCTACGCCGCCGGCGGCTATTACTATCCCGGCAAGGACCTCTCGATGCTGCGCGGTGAGATGCGCGGCTATCTCGATCGCGGCTACAACGTCGTGAAGATGAAGATCGGCGGCGCGCCAATTGAAGAAGACCGCACCCGCATCGAGGCGGTGCTGAAGGAGATCGGCAAGGACGCGCAGCTCGCCGTCGACGCCAATGGCCGCTTCAACCTGGAGACCGGCATCGCCTATGCCAAGATGCTGCGCGACTATCCCTTGTTCTGGTACGAGGAAGTCGGCGATCCCCTCGACTACGCGCTGCAGGCCGCGCTCGCCGAATTCTATCCAGGCCCGATGGCCACAGGCGAGAATCTCTTCAGCCACCAGGACGCCCGCAATCTGATCCGCTACGGCGGCATGCGCCCGGACCGCGACTGGCTGCAGTTCGACTGCGCGCTCTCTTACGGCCTGTGCGAATACCAGCGCACGCTGGAAGTCCTGAAAACCCACGGCTGGTCCCCCAGCCGCTGCATCCCGCATGGCGGCCACCAGATGTCGCTCAACATCGCCGCCGGCCTCGGCTTAGGCGGCAACGAGAGCTACCCCGACCTGTTCCAGCCCTACGGCGGCTTCCCGGATGGCGTTGGCGTCGAGAACGGCCACATCACCATGCCGGACCTTCCGGGCATCGGTTTTGAAGGCAAGTCGGATCTCTACAAGGAGATGAAGGCGCTGGCGGAGTAG
- a CDS encoding malonyl-CoA decarboxylase — translation MANAFFSDLLATISERGRTLLRRGDSADTRRDADGLIDLCDALLSGRGEASGIAIAREVLDIYRELDAAGRRAFFDGLVRDFGPDRERLSKAIEKWRAAPSDEDASSLHFASEPRRQELIRRLNRAPGGTGDLVNMRADLLGMMNGHTELAALDRDVSHLLSSWFNRGFLVLRRIDWSTPANILEKIIRYEAVHEISDWDDLRRRIDPVDRRCYAFFHPAMVDEPLIFVEVALTETIPGAIAPLLAVDRQYLPIERARTAVFYSISNTQRGLGGISFGSFLIKQVVEELRRETPKLDTFVTLSPVPGFMPWLKQDKDLPLSDEDREVLKRLDDPKWFESPETTAQLRAVIEPLAAHYFLKARTPKGKLIDSVARFHLGNGARLERINWLGDLSPKGVRESAGVMVNYLYRLDDIEKNHEAYANDGEVVASSAVKKLLKGEGRRLLDMRLS, via the coding sequence ATGGCCAACGCCTTCTTCTCCGACCTGCTCGCCACGATCTCCGAGCGCGGCCGCACGCTGCTTCGTCGGGGAGATTCCGCCGACACCAGACGGGACGCCGACGGGCTGATCGATCTCTGCGACGCGCTGCTGTCGGGCCGGGGCGAGGCATCGGGCATCGCCATCGCGCGTGAGGTGCTCGACATCTACCGGGAGCTGGATGCGGCGGGACGCCGCGCCTTCTTCGACGGACTGGTGCGCGATTTCGGCCCGGACCGGGAGCGCCTGTCCAAGGCGATCGAGAAATGGCGCGCCGCGCCGAGCGACGAGGATGCGAGCTCGCTGCATTTCGCCTCGGAGCCGCGGCGGCAGGAGCTGATCCGCCGCCTCAACCGCGCGCCCGGCGGCACCGGCGATCTCGTCAACATGCGCGCCGATCTGCTCGGCATGATGAACGGCCACACCGAGCTCGCCGCGCTCGATCGCGACGTCTCGCATCTTCTCTCTTCGTGGTTCAACAGGGGGTTTCTCGTGCTGCGCAGGATTGACTGGTCGACCCCGGCCAACATCCTCGAAAAAATCATCCGCTACGAGGCCGTGCACGAGATCTCCGACTGGGACGATCTGCGCCGCCGCATCGATCCGGTCGACCGCCGCTGCTACGCCTTCTTCCATCCCGCGATGGTCGACGAGCCCTTGATTTTCGTCGAGGTGGCGCTGACCGAGACGATCCCCGGCGCGATCGCGCCGCTGCTCGCGGTCGATCGCCAGTATCTGCCGATCGAGCGCGCGCGCACCGCCGTGTTCTATTCGATCTCCAACACCCAGCGCGGTCTTGGCGGCATCTCCTTCGGCAGCTTCCTGATCAAGCAGGTGGTCGAGGAGCTGCGCCGCGAAACGCCCAAGCTCGACACCTTCGTGACGCTGTCACCGGTGCCGGGTTTCATGCCATGGCTGAAGCAGGACAAGGACCTGCCGCTGTCGGACGAGGACCGCGAGGTGCTGAAGCGCCTCGACGACCCCAAATGGTTCGAGAGCCCCGAGACGACGGCACAGCTCCGCGCCGTGATCGAGCCGCTCGCGGCGCACTACTTCCTCAAGGCGCGCACGCCGAAGGGCAAGCTGATCGATTCCGTCGCCCGCTTCCATCTCGGCAACGGCGCAAGGCTGGAGCGCATCAACTGGCTCGGCGATCTCTCGCCGAAGGGCGTGCGGGAATCCGCCGGCGTGATGGTCAACTACCTCTATCGCCTCGACGACATCGAGAAGAACCACGAGGCCTACGCGAATGACGGCGAGGTGGTGGCGTCGAGCGCTGTGAAGAAGCTGCTGAAGGGCGAAGGAAGGCGGCTGCTGGACATGCGGTTGTCGTAG
- a CDS encoding cation:proton antiporter, giving the protein MPWRLLRPVGLVPAALVLTTIAAGAEGGKSAGPSEFLLVAQIVLLIAVGRGLGEIMQRVGQPSVIGELLAGIILGPSLFGWIWPEAQHAIFPKAPEQKAMLDGIAQFGILLLLLLTGMETDLKLVRKVGRAAIAISIAGILVPFACGFALGEFLPDALLPNPQQRLVASLFMGTALSISSVKIVAVVVREMNFMRRNVGQIIVATAVIDDTIGWIIIAVIFSLASHGTLDIASVAKAVLGTLAFLAVSFTIGRRLVFQLIRWANDNLVSAAAVITVILLLMSVMALITHLIGVHTVLGAFVAGILVGESPILTRQIDERLRGLISSFFMPVFFGLAGLSADLSVLRDPNLLMLTGLLVVIASVGKFGGAFVGGTLGGLNNRESLALASGMNARGSTEVIIATIGLSIGVLSQNLFTMIVTMAIVTTMAMPPMLRAALARLPMNKDEKERLEREEFEKRGFLANLERPLLAVDESVNATFAAHIAGLIAGMRGLPITVLHIGKSAKEQEKGRDQEESHEAVVKKAAEVVSAHGDGGAGNVDVVTRARQAELGETIADEARKGFDLLVVGVDKVVTAKDRFDRRIDDIAAKFEGPLAIVAAKGKHLKQPAPDALNILVPVSGSGISKRGAEVAVALAQAGSGSLRVIYVATTRDKGAQRGASRGLGQEAGILKDASDLAARYDVDITTTLRVNRAPEAAILREIDTTDVDLVVMGVDRIQADHLSFGGVADAVLRQSKVSVLLVSSGEARQAVVEKA; this is encoded by the coding sequence ATGCCATGGCGCCTGCTCCGACCGGTCGGCCTCGTCCCCGCGGCGCTTGTCCTCACCACCATTGCGGCCGGTGCCGAGGGCGGCAAATCGGCTGGCCCATCCGAATTCCTGTTGGTGGCGCAGATCGTGCTGTTGATCGCGGTCGGTCGCGGTCTCGGCGAGATCATGCAGCGCGTCGGCCAGCCCTCGGTGATCGGCGAGTTGCTCGCCGGCATCATCCTGGGACCGTCGCTGTTCGGCTGGATCTGGCCGGAAGCGCAGCACGCGATCTTCCCGAAGGCACCCGAGCAGAAGGCGATGCTCGACGGCATTGCCCAGTTCGGAATCCTGCTCCTGCTGCTGCTCACCGGCATGGAGACCGACCTCAAGCTGGTCAGGAAGGTCGGCAGGGCCGCGATCGCGATCTCGATCGCCGGCATCCTCGTGCCCTTCGCCTGCGGCTTCGCGCTCGGCGAGTTCCTGCCCGATGCGCTGCTGCCCAATCCGCAACAGCGCCTGGTCGCTTCGCTGTTCATGGGCACGGCGCTGTCGATTTCGTCCGTGAAGATCGTCGCCGTGGTGGTGCGCGAGATGAATTTCATGCGCCGCAATGTCGGTCAGATCATCGTCGCGACCGCCGTGATCGACGACACCATCGGCTGGATCATCATCGCCGTCATCTTCAGCCTGGCCTCGCACGGCACGCTGGATATCGCCTCGGTGGCGAAAGCCGTGCTGGGCACGCTCGCCTTCCTCGCCGTCAGCTTCACCATCGGCCGCCGCCTGGTGTTCCAGCTGATCCGCTGGGCCAACGACAATCTCGTCAGCGCCGCGGCCGTGATCACGGTGATCCTGCTGTTGATGAGCGTGATGGCGCTGATCACGCATCTGATCGGTGTGCATACCGTGCTCGGTGCCTTCGTCGCCGGCATCCTGGTCGGGGAATCACCGATCCTGACGCGGCAGATCGACGAGCGCCTGCGCGGGCTGATCTCCAGCTTCTTCATGCCCGTGTTTTTCGGCCTCGCCGGCCTCAGTGCCGATCTCTCGGTGCTGCGCGATCCCAATCTGCTGATGCTCACCGGCCTCCTGGTCGTGATCGCCAGCGTCGGCAAGTTCGGCGGCGCCTTCGTCGGCGGCACATTGGGCGGCCTGAACAATCGGGAGTCGCTGGCGCTGGCGAGCGGCATGAATGCCCGCGGCTCGACCGAGGTGATCATCGCGACCATTGGCCTGTCCATCGGCGTGCTGAGCCAGAACCTGTTCACGATGATCGTGACCATGGCGATCGTGACCACGATGGCGATGCCGCCGATGCTGCGCGCCGCGCTGGCAAGGCTGCCGATGAACAAGGACGAGAAGGAACGGCTGGAGCGGGAGGAATTCGAGAAGCGCGGCTTCCTCGCCAATCTCGAGCGCCCTCTGCTGGCGGTGGACGAAAGCGTCAACGCCACCTTTGCCGCCCACATCGCCGGCCTGATCGCCGGCATGCGCGGGCTGCCGATCACCGTGCTGCATATCGGCAAGAGCGCCAAGGAACAGGAGAAGGGCCGCGACCAGGAGGAGAGCCACGAAGCGGTGGTGAAGAAGGCCGCCGAAGTCGTCTCCGCCCATGGCGACGGCGGGGCCGGCAACGTCGATGTCGTCACCCGTGCGAGGCAGGCGGAGCTCGGCGAGACCATCGCCGACGAGGCGCGCAAGGGTTTTGATCTTCTCGTCGTCGGCGTCGACAAGGTCGTGACGGCCAAGGACCGTTTCGACCGGAGGATCGACGACATCGCCGCGAAGTTCGAAGGACCGCTTGCGATCGTCGCGGCCAAGGGCAAGCACCTGAAGCAGCCGGCGCCCGATGCGCTCAACATCCTCGTTCCCGTCTCCGGCAGCGGCATCTCCAAGCGCGGCGCCGAGGTGGCGGTCGCGCTGGCGCAGGCCGGGTCAGGCTCGCTCCGGGTGATCTATGTCGCGACGACGCGCGACAAGGGCGCGCAGCGCGGCGCCTCCCGTGGCCTCGGCCAGGAGGCGGGCATCCTCAAGGACGCCAGCGATCTCGCCGCCCGCTACGACGTCGACATCACCACCACGCTGCGGGTGAACCGGGCGCCGGAGGCCGCGATCCTGCGCGAGATCGACACCACCGACGTCGATCTCGTCGTCATGGGCGTCGACCGCATCCAGGCCGACCATCTCTCCTTCGGCGGCGTCGCCGACGCCGTGCTCAGGCAGTCGAAAGTCTCGGTGCTGCTGGTGTCGAGCGGCGAGGCGCGGCAGGCGGTGGTGGAGAAGGCTTAG
- a CDS encoding efflux RND transporter permease subunit produces the protein MISKFFIERPVLSNVIALLMILIGGVALFNLAIAQYPDVVPPTVQVTTRYPGASAKTVIDTVALPIEQQVNGVEDMLYMQSYSGSDGTYTLTVTFKIGTDLNFAQVLVQNRVSSALSQLPSAVQNQGVTVQKRSTSILLFVTLTSPDSRYDSLYLSNYATINIRDELSRLPGVGNVTVFGAGQYSMRVWLDPNKLQVRGLVPQDVINAIQQQSQQVSAGQVGAPPTPPGQAFQYTLNVNGRLDDTSQFENIIVKSGTSGDVTRVRDVGWVELGAQTYSQIFSLNKQPAVGIGVFQSPGANALQVEQAVEKKMADLAKRFPEGIKYDTPFDTTKFVEASVHEVYMTLIEAGLLVLVVILVFLQDWRAMLVPATTVPVTIIGAFAAMAALGFTINMSTLFAIVLAIGIVVDDAIVVVEGAAHNIEQGMNGHDAAIKAMDQLFAPIVGITLVLISVFLPASFLAGLTGRIYSQFALVIAATALLSAINAATLKPTQCALWLRPTVPPEQRNFFYRGFNAVYDRVERGYTRLITFLCRHATVSVAFALLVIGASGYGLSRVPTGFLPIEDQGYLIAAVQLPDGAALERTQAVLDKASGLIKETPGVAQVITIAGISALDNSASLANAGVAYIILKDWDARKGPGEDLRSLVYGLNDKLATIMEARTLVLPPPPIQGIGNAAGFSMQVELRDGNSDFAKLQAITGAMVSNGQSQSALQRVQSSFRSSVPQFNVEIDRVKTQTLHVTTDQVFSALSTYLGSSYVNQFNKFGRVFQVYTQADPAFRVTESDIANMQVRNSNGDMIPIGTVAKITPATGPSLISLYNLYPSSTVIGLPAQGYSSGQSLKLMEEIADKTLPPGTGYEWTAMSYQEKAVSNQIYWVFGLAMLLVYLVLAGQYESWYAPISVILAVPLSLLGPMLILSGLKIDNNLYCQIGLILLIALSAKNAILIVEVGLELHGRDGKPVLKAAIEAARARFRPILMTSFAFILGVVPLVLATGAGASARKSIGITVFSGMLASTCLAVLFVPAFFVVVQRFENWRASKKVAKVETAAEVKP, from the coding sequence ATGATCTCAAAGTTCTTCATCGAGCGGCCGGTCCTGTCGAACGTCATCGCGCTGTTGATGATCCTGATCGGCGGCGTCGCGTTGTTCAATCTCGCCATCGCGCAATACCCCGATGTGGTGCCGCCGACCGTGCAGGTCACCACGCGCTATCCCGGCGCCAGCGCCAAGACCGTGATCGACACCGTTGCCTTGCCGATCGAGCAGCAGGTCAACGGCGTCGAGGACATGCTCTACATGCAGTCCTACAGCGGCTCCGACGGCACCTATACGCTGACCGTGACCTTCAAGATCGGCACCGACCTAAATTTCGCGCAGGTGCTGGTGCAGAACCGCGTCTCCAGCGCATTGTCGCAATTGCCGAGCGCGGTGCAGAACCAGGGCGTCACCGTGCAGAAGCGGTCGACCTCGATCCTCCTGTTCGTGACGCTGACCTCGCCGGATTCGAGATACGACAGCCTCTATTTGAGCAACTACGCCACCATCAACATCCGCGACGAGCTCTCCCGCCTGCCCGGAGTCGGCAACGTCACCGTGTTCGGCGCCGGCCAGTATTCGATGCGGGTCTGGCTCGATCCCAACAAGCTGCAGGTCCGTGGCCTCGTGCCGCAGGACGTCATCAACGCCATCCAGCAACAGAGCCAGCAGGTCTCCGCCGGCCAGGTCGGCGCGCCGCCGACGCCGCCGGGCCAGGCGTTCCAGTACACGCTCAACGTCAACGGACGGCTCGACGACACCAGCCAGTTCGAGAACATCATCGTCAAGTCAGGCACCAGCGGCGACGTCACGCGGGTGCGCGATGTCGGCTGGGTCGAATTGGGCGCGCAGACCTACAGCCAGATCTTCTCGCTCAACAAGCAGCCGGCCGTCGGCATCGGCGTGTTCCAGTCGCCCGGCGCCAACGCGCTCCAGGTCGAGCAGGCCGTCGAGAAGAAGATGGCGGACCTCGCCAAGCGGTTTCCGGAAGGCATCAAATACGACACGCCGTTCGACACCACGAAATTCGTCGAGGCCTCGGTGCACGAGGTCTACATGACCCTGATCGAGGCCGGCCTTTTGGTGCTGGTCGTGATCCTCGTCTTCCTGCAGGACTGGCGCGCGATGCTGGTGCCGGCGACAACCGTGCCTGTCACCATCATCGGCGCCTTTGCGGCGATGGCGGCGCTCGGCTTCACCATCAACATGTCGACGCTGTTCGCGATCGTGCTCGCGATCGGCATCGTTGTCGACGACGCCATCGTCGTGGTCGAAGGCGCGGCGCACAACATCGAGCAGGGCATGAACGGCCACGATGCCGCGATCAAGGCGATGGACCAGCTGTTCGCGCCGATCGTCGGCATCACGCTGGTGCTGATCTCGGTGTTTTTGCCGGCCTCGTTCCTCGCGGGGCTCACCGGGCGCATCTATTCGCAATTCGCGCTGGTGATCGCGGCGACTGCGCTGCTATCCGCCATCAACGCGGCGACGCTGAAGCCGACGCAATGCGCGCTGTGGCTGCGACCGACGGTGCCGCCGGAGCAGCGCAACTTCTTCTATCGCGGTTTCAACGCGGTCTATGACCGGGTCGAGCGCGGCTATACAAGGCTGATCACCTTCCTGTGCCGGCACGCCACCGTCTCGGTTGCGTTCGCGCTGCTGGTGATCGGAGCCAGCGGCTACGGTCTGTCGCGGGTGCCGACCGGCTTCCTGCCGATCGAGGACCAGGGCTATCTGATCGCCGCCGTGCAGCTGCCCGACGGCGCCGCGCTGGAGCGGACCCAAGCCGTGCTCGACAAAGCGAGCGGGCTGATCAAGGAGACGCCGGGCGTGGCGCAGGTCATCACCATCGCCGGCATCTCCGCGCTCGACAACAGCGCAAGCCTGGCCAATGCCGGCGTCGCCTACATCATCCTGAAGGATTGGGACGCACGCAAAGGACCCGGCGAGGATCTGCGCTCGCTGGTGTACGGGCTCAATGACAAGCTCGCGACCATCATGGAGGCGCGCACGCTGGTGCTGCCGCCGCCGCCGATCCAGGGCATCGGCAACGCCGCCGGATTCTCGATGCAGGTCGAGCTGCGCGACGGCAACAGCGATTTCGCCAAGCTGCAGGCGATCACCGGCGCGATGGTCAGTAACGGCCAGAGCCAGAGCGCACTGCAGCGCGTGCAGTCCTCGTTCCGCTCCTCGGTGCCGCAATTCAACGTCGAGATCGACCGGGTCAAGACCCAGACGCTGCACGTCACGACCGATCAGGTGTTCTCGGCGCTGTCGACCTATCTCGGCTCGTCCTATGTCAACCAGTTCAACAAGTTCGGCCGTGTGTTCCAGGTCTACACCCAGGCCGATCCCGCCTTCCGCGTCACCGAGAGCGACATCGCCAACATGCAGGTGCGCAACTCGAACGGCGACATGATCCCGATCGGCACCGTCGCCAAGATCACGCCGGCCACCGGCCCCTCGCTGATCAGCCTCTACAACCTCTATCCGTCCTCGACCGTGATCGGCCTGCCGGCGCAGGGCTACTCCTCCGGCCAGTCGTTGAAGCTGATGGAGGAGATCGCCGACAAGACGCTGCCGCCTGGCACCGGCTATGAATGGACCGCGATGTCCTATCAGGAGAAGGCGGTCAGCAACCAGATCTACTGGGTGTTCGGCCTCGCCATGCTGCTGGTCTATCTCGTGCTCGCCGGCCAGTATGAAAGCTGGTACGCGCCGATCTCGGTGATCCTCGCGGTGCCGCTGTCGCTGCTCGGGCCGATGCTGATCCTCTCCGGGCTCAAGATCGACAATAACCTGTATTGCCAGATCGGGCTGATCCTCCTGATCGCGCTGTCGGCCAAGAACGCGATCCTGATCGTCGAGGTCGGGCTCGAGCTCCACGGCCGCGACGGCAAGCCGGTGCTTAAGGCCGCGATCGAGGCGGCGCGCGCCCGCTTCCGCCCGATCCTGATGACCTCGTTCGCCTTCATCCTCGGCGTGGTGCCCCTGGTGCTCGCGACCGGCGCCGGCGCCAGCGCGCGCAAGTCGATCGGCATCACGGTGTTCTCAGGCATGCTGGCCTCGACCTGCCTCGCCGTGCTGTTCGTGCCGGCCTTCTTCGTGGTGGTGCAGCGCTTCGAGAACTGGCGGGCGAGCAAGAAGGTGGCGAAGGTGGAGACGGCGGCGGAGGTGAAGCCCTAA
- a CDS encoding MFS transporter, with amino-acid sequence MNSPSRVISFVNAGHFIDHYSMLIFAAAVIIMGPALGMAYSELLPYATPGFIAFGAGSLLTGWLGDRWSRRHMMLIFFVGIGASMISVGFVQTPVQLGAALLAIGIFASIYHPVGTAMIVSYADRLGREMGINGVWGNLGVASSALVTGVIGQYLGWRFAFIVPGVVTILIGIAFAMLVVHEDRKGSKQAAAQARVAKQDMWRVVLSLLIVVIAISTTFNAVTVALPKLFAERLADLTKSPALLGVIAACVYVFGAMTQYTIGRLLDRYSLKTVALPLSFMLAPFLYLAASLNNLPLILVSIGIVMGAFGQVTVNDAMVGKYTSEEWRSRAYAVRYFIGFTAAGASVGLVAWLYEQGGFVTMLHAFAALCLLAIAAAIILPREIRTPAAV; translated from the coding sequence ATGAACAGCCCCAGCCGGGTCATCAGTTTCGTCAACGCAGGCCATTTCATCGACCATTATTCGATGCTGATCTTTGCCGCCGCCGTGATCATCATGGGGCCGGCGCTCGGCATGGCCTATTCGGAGCTGCTGCCTTACGCGACGCCGGGCTTCATCGCGTTCGGTGCCGGCTCGCTGCTGACCGGCTGGCTCGGGGACCGCTGGAGCCGCCGCCACATGATGCTGATCTTCTTCGTCGGCATTGGTGCCTCCATGATCTCGGTCGGCTTCGTGCAGACGCCCGTGCAGCTCGGCGCCGCGCTGCTCGCCATCGGCATCTTTGCCTCGATCTATCATCCCGTCGGCACCGCCATGATCGTGTCCTATGCCGACCGGCTCGGCCGCGAGATGGGGATCAACGGCGTCTGGGGCAATCTCGGCGTTGCCTCCTCCGCACTGGTGACCGGCGTGATCGGCCAGTATCTCGGCTGGCGTTTCGCCTTCATCGTTCCCGGCGTGGTCACGATCCTGATCGGCATCGCCTTTGCGATGCTGGTCGTGCACGAGGACCGCAAGGGCTCGAAGCAGGCGGCGGCGCAGGCGCGGGTGGCCAAGCAGGACATGTGGCGCGTGGTGCTGTCGCTGCTGATCGTGGTGATCGCGATCTCCACCACGTTCAACGCCGTCACGGTGGCGCTGCCAAAACTGTTCGCGGAGCGGTTGGCGGATTTGACGAAAAGCCCGGCACTGCTCGGCGTGATCGCGGCCTGCGTCTATGTGTTCGGCGCGATGACGCAATACACGATCGGACGGCTGCTCGACCGCTATTCGCTGAAGACGGTGGCGCTGCCGCTGTCCTTCATGCTGGCGCCGTTCCTCTATCTCGCCGCCAGCCTGAACAATCTGCCGCTGATTCTGGTCTCGATCGGCATCGTCATGGGGGCGTTCGGACAGGTCACGGTGAACGATGCCATGGTCGGCAAGTACACCAGTGAGGAATGGCGCTCGCGCGCCTACGCCGTGCGCTATTTCATCGGCTTCACCGCGGCCGGCGCCTCGGTCGGCCTGGTCGCCTGGCTCTACGAGCAGGGCGGCTTCGTCACCATGCTGCACGCCTTCGCCGCGCTCTGCCTGCTGGCAATCGCGGCCGCGATCATCCTGCCGCGCGAAATCAGGACGCCGGCTGCAGTGTGA
- a CDS encoding AraC family transcriptional regulator has translation MLPMTVLETPILETPILREVRSNHRSPAGVHLVARDYPKGMRIDPHLHREAQLIYAAKGTMQVTTPGGRWLVPPDRAVWVPAGLEHAIDLLADIEMRTLYFDLSWLKREQRYDGLTREFVVRVSPLLNQAILALFDARNTEERTELLVRLVMLELHQAEDSATFVPLPREVRCRRAAMIVLDDPTGLHDIDTLAREVGTSARTLSRLFSTETQLSFKSWCQRARIAAAIQRLSMDANVSVKQLATQLGYASVPAFSAAFRQVTGRTPTEFAGKV, from the coding sequence ATGCTGCCAATGACTGTCTTGGAAACGCCAATCTTGGAAACGCCAATCCTGAGGGAGGTCCGGAGCAACCACCGCTCGCCCGCGGGCGTGCACCTGGTCGCGCGCGACTATCCCAAGGGCATGCGGATCGATCCGCATTTGCACCGCGAGGCGCAGCTGATCTATGCGGCCAAGGGCACGATGCAGGTGACGACGCCCGGGGGGCGATGGCTGGTGCCGCCGGACCGCGCGGTCTGGGTCCCGGCCGGGCTCGAGCATGCCATCGATCTGCTCGCCGACATCGAGATGCGCACGCTGTATTTCGACCTGTCCTGGCTGAAGCGCGAGCAGCGCTATGACGGCCTGACCCGGGAATTCGTGGTGCGGGTGTCGCCGCTGCTCAATCAGGCGATCCTGGCGCTGTTCGACGCGCGCAACACGGAGGAGCGGACCGAGCTGCTGGTGCGCCTCGTCATGCTGGAATTGCACCAGGCCGAGGATTCCGCGACCTTCGTGCCGCTGCCGCGCGAAGTGCGCTGCCGCCGCGCCGCCATGATCGTGCTCGACGATCCCACCGGCCTGCACGACATCGACACGCTGGCGCGCGAGGTTGGAACTTCCGCGCGGACGCTGTCGCGGCTGTTCTCGACGGAAACGCAGCTGAGCTTCAAAAGCTGGTGCCAGCGCGCGCGGATTGCGGCGGCGATCCAGCGGCTCTCCATGGATGCGAATGTCTCGGTGAAACAGCTCGCGACGCAGCTGGGCTATGCCAGCGTGCCGGCGTTCTCGGCCGCGTTCCGGCAAGTCACAGGGCGGACGCCGACGGAGTTTGCGGGGAAAGTGTAG